gaggcagttgaaagtccgtgttgcccagcaacagccccaaagcaccactgctctagaagatctgcatggaggaatgggccaaaataccagcattgtgtgaaaaccttgtgaagacttacagaaaacgtttgacctctgtcattgccaacaaagggtatataacaaaatattgagataaacttttgttattgaccaaatatttgtttttcaccataatttgcaaataaattcattaaaaatcctacagtgatttttctggattttttttctcattttgtctgtcatagttgaagtgtacctatgatgaaaattacaggcctctctcatctttaagtgggagaacttgcacaattggtagctgactaaatacttttttgccccactgtatgagtcTGCGCGCATGTGTCTTTATCTCTGTGTGTCACACAGAGGACATAATTGTGTCAGGGGATGTTAGCTCTGAGAATAAGAGGATAAAGCCGACATGGTGACACCTTTCACACTCTTCTCTGTTTGGCTGCTAGTCCAGGGCTAGACTACGGTTCACTCTGGCAGAGACCGAGGATTCAGTTAAGTCAGTGCTTGTAGCTGCGATGTCAGACCCAATCTGTCTAGCTGTGATGTCAGACCTGTCCTCTGAAGCTGTGATGTCAGACCATACCTGTGAAGCTGTGAACAAGAAACTCTCCTGCACACAGAAGCCATGAGAACACACTCCTTTATTACTGCAATCTTGTTTACTCAGGACACACTGCATATACCGTATTAGTCAACATAGTCAGTATAGCTGTACTTTTCTTATTACCACTTCACAAATAATGACAATTCAAAAAAAGAGATTGGTGACAGTTTTAAAAAAACAATGTTTAACGAAACCGTCAATGACGCTGGAGGAAACGCAACTGCAGAATGGCGCAAAAATGTGCATGATAGAGAAGGCTGTCAAcgaatcagcattcagggctggaaccacccagtttataatgcatCTTGTATAACTATGGTCGTCCACAGAGCAGTATGGCGGAGAGGGAACAAGTACTGTGAGGCGGTGTGACTCTCCACAGGGGTGACGAGCATTTAACACAACCAGTTCAGCTGGGAACAGTTAAGCAGTGAATAAGAGAAACGTTATCTTTCTATGCCACTAAATAGGTGCTGCAGTGAAACACACTGGGCgtgtcccaaagggcaccctattccctatatagtgcactacattggccCGGGGTCAATGGGAGCTCAAGTAACCCTGGAACAGTTCCCTCTACCGCCATGTCATAATGTTTCACACCTGGACACTACAGGTGCTGTGCATGTCAGTGGCCAGAGGGGAACATGAGTAGGATAttctgaggatttaaaaaaattctGAACTAAAAAATAACAGCCACAGTCATTCAAACACTTCCAGTTTTCAGTATGCTTGAACATATACAAAATAGATAGTCTTTGTATTAATTTCACCATTTCCAGATTGAGTAACCGAGTATTCTACTCTCTGCTCCAACACACTGGCCTGAGACAAACACTAACCAGGTGGAGTTTAGGACAGCGAGAAATCCTCCCCTGTGCAGGTATGCTGGAGGTGATCTAAACCTGTCCAAGACCACACAGAGCAGACtatacagtagacctacagcccCTCCTCCACTGCTAACACAAGGCCTCATTACAAACAGGAGAAAAGCTTTATACTTTCCAGGACAACGCCCCACACGACCCCTATCAATAGCAGTGCATCCTAAACCCTATGCCCATATCCCCCCCCTCCCTGTAATAGTGTAGTCATACAGAAGGGTCAAACACAGctcacccctgacctctaactGTCCTAGAGCGCGTCTACCTGGTCCCACCCTAGTCTCCTAGTGTTCAGAataaatatgtacagtacatctcAGCCAGGGTGTTTATATACACAATCTATTAATAAGTGCTCCACAAACTGTTATCGTCAGGTAAATGAGCCCAAATCTATGCAATGCCTAGACAGCACATTGTATTATATTAGTTACAGGACAGAGCGACAGATGGAGGGAGTAAGGGATTTGGTCTTGCATGGCGAAAATGACCAAAACAAAAACAGTCCACATGTAACAATCTCTggctcaaatgacaccctattctccatAGGGTACACCACTCAAGAGAAAATGGGTTATCATATGACATCGGACCAGTACAGCAGCATTAGAGGCAGACGCCCCAAGGGAAAACAGAACTGCTCATTGGCTGGATGCATGCACAGGGCAGAGTATGCCATAGGTTGTAGGCAGGGATTTCTCGGTGGATCAAGATTGAATGATTTGGACGTATGGAATCTGTCTCAGTCTGTTCTGCCCATCTTGGCGATGAGCTCGTCACAGATCTTGGTGAGCTCCTCGATTTCCTCGGCCTGTGACAAGATGGAAGATCACGTCAGGGAGATTCAAAACTAAGATCTGGTTAGCAAAAACATGTGTAGGGCAAGCAACCTTCTGTTTACATGTATAATTTGTGTTGCACTTTACTTTATGCTATAGGGCTAGCAAAAGGAATTAGCATGTAGCATTTGTGTTGTGCGTTACCTTCTGCTGCAGGGCTCTCTCCAGAGAGTCCACCCTCATCTGCTCCTTCCTCAGGCTGGCGGTCAGAGCAACACTCTCAGAGCTGGCCTTGCTGCGTACCTGGGCTATGTCCTGATTAGCCCTGAGGGGGGGAATAGGGTAGATGTTTAATTGGTTGGTACGTAGTCACAGACcactgtgtgtgtagtgtgcgtAATCATACTTGTCTAGTTTCTCCTCGGCGTGGAGTTTGAGCGTCTGGTATCTCTGCTCCTCCTGCTTGACTCTGGCCAGATACTCCTGAGCACACTTCTTCAGCACCTCCTCATTCTACACGCACACAAATGGTAGAACAACCACATTCCACATACAGAACATACGTCAAATGTGCTTAAAGACTAATGATACTCAGGTCAGACTATTCTTGACCCTCGAACTCTGACCTTCTTGAAGCCGTCCAGGGTGCTCTTCATGTTCTCATAGCGGCGGAACATGTCAGACAGCGAGCGCTCTACCGAGTTCAGGTCCGCTAGCGCCAACTCCTTCTCCATGGTTACAGCCTGCAAAGACTTCTGGGCGCTCAGGGTGTTGCGCTGTTCGTCCTCTGAACGAGAGAGAGTTCACGCGGACGGGTCATTTTACGATTCCGTGCATCAACGCCACCACTACACTGGGTATACCTGTCATTTTACGGAGAGGAATGTTTGAAGAGGTTGGTTGACCGAGCCACTCACCAATCATCTGGGCGATGGTCTTCTCATACTCTGCCACAATTTTCCTGTGAGAGGAGGAACGGCTACTGATGAGTCTATACTAGCTAACCCTCAGTCTGTTCACTGCTCAGCACACAATCATATGACTACTAGCCTCACAGTACAGTTCAGGTGAATGGTACATgcgagtagggttgcaaaattactGTAACTTTCAATaaccgggatttctggaaaaccagtgAATTTATTGAAAGTAACAGGAATTTTGTAACCCTACATGTGAGTTACCTCATCTCCATGACTTCCTGTCTGCTGTCCTCATACTTTCTCATCCAGTCACTGGCCTCCGTCTCCTTAGTGATGATCTGACACAGGAAACAGTTATTACTGTGTTaccctgtgtgagtgtgtgcggtCTATTTTTTAACCTACCTCCTCTCTGATAAGGGTGAGAACAGCCATTTTCTCCTCCTCGCTGATGCAAATGGCGTCTAGAACCTCACTTCCTGTCTTCTTCTGCGTGTTACTTCCTCCCAGCTTGGCGTTCTTCAGCTGGCAGGGGTCCTCATACtgcggaggagagaggagttcCATAAGTACCTGACTAGATGTTAGAATCAATTGACCCAAACCCTGATTTAGTCACAATGTCAACTGTGGCCTGTAGCATTGGATACTCTGAATGTTTCTGGGTGTGGCAGACTGGTTTAAACAGTTTgtttataggtcatttccatctGTGTGTTTCACTCAATAAACAGATTATAGTAGTGTTTGTCAGAGCCCTATTCAGACAATCACTTCTGTATTGGCTCTGCCTTCAGCATGCCTACTCTGGTGCTCTGAGAGGGGGGGCTAGAAGTTTAGGTCTTGTTCCTCATTGCCGGAGCTAAGGGTagttatttccatctctttcgctagccctccccctcctcttatcCTTCCCTGGATTATAACTCACTCATAATATCCTAATCCTAATCATCTCAAGCCCTCTATCACCTGAGAAGCTGGAGATGACAGACAGGCTGAGGAGCCTGTGGTCAGTTCATGTTCAGACAGTGTGGGAGTAAAGCTACCATGGTAGTGTAATGTGCTACTGTAGTAGGCACCAGGTAGCCTAGAAGACTAATCAAGCCAGTCACCATTACAGCGGGCCAGATAGCTCCTCAACAACACTGAACACAGCTGTAATCCACTACATCTACTAAAACATGATGAGAATGATTGTTAACACTCTACAGTAGCATCATGGCCATAATCTGTTTTCAGAGAAAAGGGTTTCATACAGCTGGCTCACTGGTGGCGCCATCTAGTGGTCACCAGGGGGAGCACATGATTCTGACAGAACTGTCATTTCCAGGTCCGGATCTGAAGTGGACCAAACTCTCACTGGGCTATATGGGACTGTTAACAGGGCATGTTAGTGTACTCACCATAGAACAGCAGTCTGACTCCTCTGGTCTGGATGACACATTCAGCTCTGGAAGAGAACATCACATCAAAccttaaattcttatttacaatgacggcctacccggccaaaccctaccccggacgacgcttgTCCTTTGCGTTGCCCTTTGGGACTCCCCAACACAGCCAATTGTGATGcagtctggaatcgaaccagggtctgtagtggtacctctagcactaagatgcagtgccttagacccctgcgccatTCAGGAGCAGCGGTCTATCCCACACTGTATTCTCAAAAGGAACTAtgttatattctgttctgttattttTCTATTCTTATCTGACTCCAACCACTGGGAGCTCCATGTACTGCTGCTGTGTAACCAGGAGGGTGCAGTGTATACCTGCAGCTCAGAGGGCATGATGACACTTGTCTCATAATAAATAAACTCCTAAGATGACAGACAAAATCTACCATATACTTCTCCCCAGACTAGACAGAACTGAAAAGAGAACAGAGCAAAACGGACAATATAAGGCCAACTCCGCACCAGAGAAaagaacacagctacagtagaAGTGTCACATGCAGCCTGAGGGACGATTGATCGGGTACAGTCTGTCTGCTTCCTGTCACACTAATGGGGGTTCTGCTTATTGGCTCATACACAGACCTACCAGTCATACACAACAACAAGCTGCATGAgtcatatacagtaggtctagtGGTCGAGTtagctgagggatggagggagcccAAATCAGAGCATAGGAACACGCAGCTTCAAATGAAGCAATTGTGGATGTGTGTAACAATTCAAGTTACTAATTCAAATTAAAAAactgtcacatgcgccaaatacaacaagtgtagatcttaccgtgaaatgcttacaagcccttaaccaacagttcaAGTTAGAgcaaagaaaatatttaccaaaaaaaaaacaataataaaagtaacaataaagaggctacatacagggggtgccggtactgagtcaatgtgcaggggtacaggttaggcaaggtcatttgtacatgcacagttgaagtcagaagtttacatacacttaggttggagttattaaaacacgtttttcaaccactccacaaatttcttgttaacaaactatactttttggcaagtcggtaaggacatctactttgtgcatgacacaagtcatttttccaacaattgttcatggagatcatttcacttataattcactgtattacaattccagtgggtcagaagtttaaatgcactaagttgactgtgcttttaaacagcttggaacatttcagaaaattatgtcatggctttagaagcttctgatattggaggtgcacctgtggatgtatttcaaggcctacctccaaactcagtgcctctttgcgtgacatgggaaaatcaaaagaaatcagcaaaaacctaaaaaaaaaattgtagacctccacaagtctggttcatccttgggagcaatttcaaaatgcctgaaggtaccacgttcatctgtacaaaaatgGGTTCACACACACAATGATGTTGGGTGTGTCTGATCCCCTTATTCTTCACTCACCGTTGTGGTCTCCATCTGCTCCGAGTCCTGTTGTGCTGGCTAGCTTCTCCTCATCTGTAGCATGACCTTTGCGATGGTCGTTGTCctacagacagggagggagggacagacggTCAGAGACATTCTCATCCGTCTAATTGGACAGGCTCCCTTCTCGCCCGGTTGCCGTGCCAGAGCAGGCCTGACATGTGCCTAGGGCTGAGGTAAACTAAGAGGACAGGGCTCTCAGAGAGAAATGTGTACAGTGACCACGGTCATGGTCAGGTACACAGAGGAAAGGTACCAGCGGGAGAAACACTACACTAacacgcatacagacacacacaaaatatgATTCAATGACCAAGGACAgcgatacacacacacttatctggagtatttaaaatcattctttaaaaaaaatgaggTAAATAAAGTTTGCTGTCTTTATGAGTAAAGGTGTGAAGAGGAGTACAGCATTTCCTGTTTGAGAAGCTGGTAAAAACATTAACCATTACCTCTCCACTGGTGTTCTGTAACGGAGTCTGGTTGTCCAGCTTCTTCACTTTACAGGAGTTCCTGAAGACAAAGAGCACTGAGGTCAGACCTTGTGCGAACCCTAACCAGATCATCGCTGACCCACCGACCATGTGTGTCTGGGACAGCAGCCAGACCCAAACGTAGCAGAGTCCTATTGTCAGTGTGCTCCATCtcccggcctctaggtcaccaggctgctcgttatggcgcacacctgtcaccatcgttaagcacacctgcgcgtcatcagactcacctggactccatcacttccctgactaccttccctatatatgtcactccctttggttcctcccccaggtgttattgtttctgtGCGTTGGTTGTGGTTCTTGGTTTGTATTTAGTtgggtttatttattaaaacactcactcactccctgaacttgctccccagcgcacatcgttacacctAGGATATTAGGAGAAACTGAAACAGTGTTGCTGTTCCTGAGTatatagagagtacagtaggaaGAATGGAGAGAAAGCAGACTATAATCAGACCACATTCTGTGCTTTCTCTGTTGAGTTGCTTTGTACATATGTgctgctaaattactaaatgaAAGCAGAGAGCAGATTAATGAAACAGGCTGTTGCCTCACCAGACTACTACACAGAGCATGATTACGCTTGAACAGAGAGTATTGTTAAGTTTCTGTAGACTAGAGTATTGTGaggttctccctctctctgaggtGAGGTAGTGATAACGTAACAGGCTCTGAGATCGACTAGCCCTGCCTGAGAGAATCTGATGACCAAACGGTTATGGTTAAATCTATCTCCATGCGTCAACCTGACACCGCACTAAAGAAGTCTAGCCAGGGCTGCTCTGACTGCAGTGAGTCGTGGTGTAGGCGAACATGTATGGAGggcagggagaggggagacacagAGGCAAGGGATGTGGTCAAGGTTTAGTGGCGGGCCAACAGAGACAGTACAGTATTCTGTACTTACAGCATCATACATAGTAAACAGACCTGGTCAGCAGTCCTCATGCCACACAGAAATAGACTCAGAGACAggtgaaggacagagagacagtggagtGTTGGGGAGAcatgagaggaggggggatgattGGTTGAGGAAGGGAGAGATAAGATCATGTGATTGTATGCTAAGTGGTCAGGCATGTGTAAGATAAGATGTCTTGTGTGAGTGTTACTCACGTGATGTCCGTGCTCATCCtaggtgactgtctgtctgagtcCGGTCTGTCCAGTTCAGGGGTCAGGCTTTTGGGGTCAGAGTTCATGTTGCCGTTGGGGTCATAGGTGATAGGAGAAATGTCATCAACCTCTGCGGGGTCAGGGAAGTTGTGGACAGGGAGCGAGGCAGGGCGTAGGGCGCGGGGCTGGGGCAGAGGGGACGGGGAGAGACCATCTCCTTCTCCAGGTCTTGAGATCAACCTCAGGTTCAGGTTCTGGTCTAAACCTGCTCCACTCAGAGGGGAGGAGCTATTGAGGTTGTTTAGGGCATCTTGGACTTCCTGTAGGGACGTGGGATAAACATCCTGATTGGAGTTTCTGTCCAGGACGAGGCGGGGCGTCAGCTGTCCGACATCTCTGGTGAGGACTGAAGAGAGGTGGAGTTAGTATCATGCTGGAGAGAAGCAAGACAACAACCTTTCTTTAAAAGTGACACCAATAATGATGctatgtcaacaacaacaaaaacaacaacagacattTTAGCAGCAAATACATCTTGGATTTATCTTTGTATGGTTTTCTTGTTTCAGATAATACACTACAGGAAATGCACATCTCTCTTTTCACTCGCTCTCTCTTCACCACTCTCTCCATAGCTCTTTTCTCTTTAGGATATTCTCTCTGTGGGAGCTCAGTTCCCAGTGCATCAGGATGAAAAACATCTCTGGAATCGGACGGAGCATCGTAACTCTAAGTCCTATAGCGGCTCAAAACACAGGGAACAATTAAAGCACTGCAGGTCAGCCTCAGTCCGTGCCTAGTTAAAAGCGTGACTAGCTGAGCTGCAGCTTGTGGACTGAGCTATGTTTGAATGGCCTCTCACTTCCTGTTAGAACAATCAGAATGGCTCCTAACTTCCTGCTAGAATGCTAAGAATGATCCCTTACAATGGTCCCTGCGTCAACAAAAACCTTGtcaacagcaaacacacacacacacacacacacacacacacacacacacacacacacacacacacacacacacacacacacacacacacacacacacacacacacaatggtccTTTCCCTAAGAGCACAATAATGCTTTGAGTGTATGTTTAGCTCAGAATCCTGTTGTGTTTACAACAGCTGACGGCGATGCTCTTAACATGCTTCTGTTCTCTGGGGTCTGGGGCTGCTCAATTCAATCTGGGCTGACACTGCTGAGAGAGTAGAGGCTCTAGCCCACTGTGTGTGTTTAAGTCAGGGTTGCTGACTCATGCTGCTGTACAGTGAGCTCTCTGTTATAGAGAAATCCAGCACAAAGCCCAGGAACGCAGAACAGTGTAACTACActgcaatgcacacacacacacacacacacacacacacacacacacacacacacacacacacacacacacacacacacacacacacgtgatatTGCTCaatgctctctctttttctaggGTGTGTCagatctgttgtgttgtgttcagcACTTATAACATCCATGATTTGTATGATCGATTGCACAGTCTGTTTTGTTGATAGGTTGTTATCGAAAATCACTGGGTGATTTGGTTGTTCTATTTCTGTTGTATGTGAGATCCTACCACAGATTATCCATTACATTGACCAGATACTCCAATGGCCACTCTAACAACGAAAATGTCTTAGAAAATGGAAGGCAGTCAGGAGGCAGGAtcagtgggaccattctagcccaTGAGACGGCAGATATGTGTGTGAACAACAGGCTAAAtgttttccactagttaccatagCATCAAAGGCAAAATTGGCTATATCATAAACATTAGGAAAAACAAATTAGCGTTTTTTGTTTtaa
The genomic region above belongs to Oncorhynchus mykiss isolate Arlee chromosome 6, USDA_OmykA_1.1, whole genome shotgun sequence and contains:
- the LOC110525764 gene encoding transforming acidic coiled-coil-containing protein 1 isoform X1, with amino-acid sequence MSWGSLLSPVQWAKWTWSAVRGGGEDEGEEGAPGTNDGENSDSEGNFETPEAESPGLLNDLTQLDNSAHTVLTRDVGQLTPRLVLDRNSNQDVYPTSLQEVQDALNNLNSSSPLSGAGLDQNLNLRLISRPGEGDGLSPSPLPQPRALRPASLPVHNFPDPAEVDDISPITYDPNGNMNSDPKSLTPELDRPDSDRQSPRMSTDITNSCKVKKLDNQTPLQNTSGEDNDHRKGHATDEEKLASTTGLGADGDHNELNVSSRPEESDCCSMYEDPCQLKNAKLGGSNTQKKTGSEVLDAICISEEEKMAVLTLIREEIITKETEASDWMRKYEDSRQEVMEMRKIVAEYEKTIAQMIEDEQRNTLSAQKSLQAVTMEKELALADLNSVERSLSDMFRRYENMKSTLDGFKKNEEVLKKCAQEYLARVKQEEQRYQTLKLHAEEKLDKANQDIAQVRSKASSESVALTASLRKEQMRVDSLERALQQKAEEIEELTKICDELIAKMGRTD
- the LOC110525764 gene encoding transforming acidic coiled-coil-containing protein 1 isoform X2, giving the protein MGGSLSQHRKSSFSSPRKKSSISDSEGNFETPEAESPGLLNDLTQLDNSAHTVLTRDVGQLTPRLVLDRNSNQDVYPTSLQEVQDALNNLNSSSPLSGAGLDQNLNLRLISRPGEGDGLSPSPLPQPRALRPASLPVHNFPDPAEVDDISPITYDPNGNMNSDPKSLTPELDRPDSDRQSPRMSTDITNSCKVKKLDNQTPLQNTSGEDNDHRKGHATDEEKLASTTGLGADGDHNELNVSSRPEESDCCSMYEDPCQLKNAKLGGSNTQKKTGSEVLDAICISEEEKMAVLTLIREEIITKETEASDWMRKYEDSRQEVMEMRKIVAEYEKTIAQMIEDEQRNTLSAQKSLQAVTMEKELALADLNSVERSLSDMFRRYENMKSTLDGFKKNEEVLKKCAQEYLARVKQEEQRYQTLKLHAEEKLDKANQDIAQVRSKASSESVALTASLRKEQMRVDSLERALQQKAEEIEELTKICDELIAKMGRTD